A portion of the Panthera tigris isolate Pti1 chromosome E1, P.tigris_Pti1_mat1.1, whole genome shotgun sequence genome contains these proteins:
- the CD79B gene encoding B-cell antigen receptor complex-associated protein beta chain isoform X2, with protein sequence MAELVLSPMPSNWLVVLLLLLSGVPAAKTEDLYQDPKGSTCARVWQNPRFIARKRGAMVEIRCYTKDLGAVSWLRKRETDLEPKPLLEDARILRSQNGTFATLTIQGIQFQDNGIYFCQQNCLKASPGTGCGTELRVMGFSTIAQLKRRNTLKDGIIMIQTLLIILFIIVPIFLLLDKDDSKPGMDEDHTYEGLNIDQTATYEDIVTLRTGEVKWSVGEHPGQE encoded by the exons ATGGCCGAGCTGGTGCTGTCTCCCATGCCCAGCAACTGGCTGGTGGTGTTGCTGCTGCTTCTGTCAG GTGTTCCAGCAGCCAAAACAGAAGACCTGTACCAGGATCCCAAAG GAAGCACTTGTGCCCGGGTCTGGCAGAACCCACGTTTCATAGCCCGCAAAAGGGGAGCCATGGTGGAGATCAGGTGCTACACAAAGGACCTGGGAGCGGTGAGCTGGCTACGGAAGCGGGAGACGGACTTGGAGCCCAAGCCACTGCTGGAAGACGCCCGCATCCTAAGGAGCCAGAACGGCACCTTTGCCACCCTCACCATTCAGGGCATCCAGTTTCAGGACAACGGCATCTACTTCTGCCAGCAGAACTGCTTGAAGGCGTCCCCCGGCACGGGCTGTGGCACTGAGCTGCGAGTCATGG GATTCAGCACCATAGCACAGTTGAAGAGGAGGAACACACTGAAAGATGGCATCATCATGATCCAGACCCTGCTCATCATCCTCTTCATCATCGTGCCCATCTTCCTGCTGTTAGACAAG GATGACAGCAAGCCCGGAATGGATGAAGACCACACCTACGAG GGCCTGAACATTGACCAGACAGCCACCTATGAGGACATAGTGACTCTACGGACGGGAGAGGTGAAGTGGTCAGTGGGGGAGCACCCAGGCCAAGAGTGA
- the CD79B gene encoding B-cell antigen receptor complex-associated protein beta chain isoform X1 yields MAELVLSPMPSNWLVVLLLLLSAGVPAAKTEDLYQDPKGSTCARVWQNPRFIARKRGAMVEIRCYTKDLGAVSWLRKRETDLEPKPLLEDARILRSQNGTFATLTIQGIQFQDNGIYFCQQNCLKASPGTGCGTELRVMGFSTIAQLKRRNTLKDGIIMIQTLLIILFIIVPIFLLLDKDDSKPGMDEDHTYEGLNIDQTATYEDIVTLRTGEVKWSVGEHPGQE; encoded by the exons ATGGCCGAGCTGGTGCTGTCTCCCATGCCCAGCAACTGGCTGGTGGTGTTGCTGCTGCTTCTGTCAG CAGGTGTTCCAGCAGCCAAAACAGAAGACCTGTACCAGGATCCCAAAG GAAGCACTTGTGCCCGGGTCTGGCAGAACCCACGTTTCATAGCCCGCAAAAGGGGAGCCATGGTGGAGATCAGGTGCTACACAAAGGACCTGGGAGCGGTGAGCTGGCTACGGAAGCGGGAGACGGACTTGGAGCCCAAGCCACTGCTGGAAGACGCCCGCATCCTAAGGAGCCAGAACGGCACCTTTGCCACCCTCACCATTCAGGGCATCCAGTTTCAGGACAACGGCATCTACTTCTGCCAGCAGAACTGCTTGAAGGCGTCCCCCGGCACGGGCTGTGGCACTGAGCTGCGAGTCATGG GATTCAGCACCATAGCACAGTTGAAGAGGAGGAACACACTGAAAGATGGCATCATCATGATCCAGACCCTGCTCATCATCCTCTTCATCATCGTGCCCATCTTCCTGCTGTTAGACAAG GATGACAGCAAGCCCGGAATGGATGAAGACCACACCTACGAG GGCCTGAACATTGACCAGACAGCCACCTATGAGGACATAGTGACTCTACGGACGGGAGAGGTGAAGTGGTCAGTGGGGGAGCACCCAGGCCAAGAGTGA